Below is a window of Paremcibacter congregatus DNA.
GCGGTTCATTGAAAGTGGGAGAAAGCGTGCTGCTAGGCTATGTGGACCAGAGCCGTGATGACCTTGATGATACCAAAACCGTCTGGCAGGAAATCTCGGACGGTCTGGATGTGTTTGATTTCAATGGCCGGGATGTGCCGAGCCGGGCCTATGTCGGGAATTTTAATTTCAAGGGCACGGATCAGCAGAAAAAGCTTGGTCAATTGTCCGGCGGGGAGCGTAACCGTGTACATCTGGCGAAGATGCTGCGCACGCCAGCCAACGTTCTTCTGCTCGATGAGCCAACCAACGACCTTGATGTGGAGACTTTGAGCGCCCTGGAGGCGGGGCTTGAGGATTTTGCCGGTTGCGCTGTTATCATCTCGCATGATCGCTGGTTCCTGAACCGGATCGCCACCCATATTCTGGCCTTTGAAGGCAATTCGGAAGTGGTGTGGTTTGAGGGCAATTACGAAGATTATGACAAGGACCGTCATCGTCGTATGGGCGCGGCAGCAGACCGTCCTCATAAACTGCAATATAAGAAACTCACCCGTTAAATATTAAACGGATCAGAAGCTGAGAAAGCCGGGTCGCATGATCCGGCTTTTTTTATATCTGGAATTTTGTTCTCATGCGGTACTGTTACACATTTTAGAGATATTCAATTTATACGATTATGGTGCATGGGACATATTGGGAGAGGGTTTCTTTGAAAGACTCGCCTTTTTACGTTTTCTATGATGTAAATTGTGGATTTTAATTACTGAGATGATGCTAATTGCCACGCATAAGGATTTTATCAACCGAACAATATTTTGTGGGAAACAAATTTTATTCTAAATTTTACAATCATTTTGAAATAATATTTAGTTGTTGATTTTATTAGTGTTTTTATTTTTTTTTACTAGTGGAGTAGCGGGTGTGAAGGGTCGTAATTACCGGAGGGGTCCAACATGTTACATGTTTAATTGACTATTAGGTATAATAATAGACAGTTCTATTTGTTGATGTTGGTGTCCTCCATTAATTATAACCAACGGAGGAATACCATGAAGAAATTCTCTTCACGTTTTAAGTATGGCGTCTCAGCTTTGGCTGTTGCAGCTACTTTACCACTATCAATACAATCTACACTTGCAGCGGACGAAGCCGCTGCAGCGGAAGAAGTAGCTTTTGAAGAAGTTGTTGTGACGGGTTCGCGCATTAAGCGGAAAGACCTTATTGCAACATCACCGGTGAGTGTTATTGGTACAGAAGCCATTGAGCTTAGTGGCTCGACACATGTCGCCAATTTCCTGAATGAACTGCCATCTGCCGGTGTCCCGGGTTCTGTTGATACGGCGACAAACTTTCGGACGGCAACAACTGGTTTGAATACAATTGATTTACGTAACTTGGGAACAGAACGGACACTCGTTTTGGTCAATGGACGTCGCCATGTTGGCGGTGCCGCTGGTTCACCAACAGTTGATGTTTCTATGATCCCTGCTGCATTGGTTAGCCGTGTTGAAGTTGTCACAGGTGGGGCCTCTGCGGTCTATGGTTCTGAAGCCATGGCTGGTGTCATCAACTTCATCATGAAGGATGATTTTGAAGGTATTGAATTAAACGGTCGGTATGGCACATCTGAAAAAGGCGGCGCCAGTGAAACTGATCTTTCTTTCTTAGCGGGCAGTAACTTTGCGGATGATCGTGGTAATGCGACTATCTATCTTGGTTATAGTGATCGGGGTGTTTTGCGGTCATCACAACGAGCGCTTTCCGCGCATGATGCGACAAACAGCTCATACGGCCCGAAAGGCCATTTCTATACACCTGGATTTGGTGGCAACTGGACGCAGGATGATGACACGGGTCTTTTTGACAAAACATTCGTTGCTGCTGAAGATGGCTTTGATCGGAATGCAGTGCGTTTGATTCGTGTCCCGACTGAGCGGACACAGTTTAACGCTAATCTGAATTATAGAATTAACGACAACATGACATTCTTTAATGAAACGTCATATGCTCAATTGACATCTTCGTCGCAATTGGAGCCAACTGTAGTCGGGTTCAATATCTCTGTCGGCAGCACACCACACATTAATGTGCCTCTTAATAACCCTTTCATGCCTACAGAATTGCGCAATAACATTCTGGCTCTTGACCCGACTGCTGAATATGCCGTGATGCTCAGACGTTTTACGGAAATCGGTCCGCGGACGAGTGATGTTCAACGCAAGACTTTCCGTACAATGTTTGGTCTGGAAGGCTCAATTAACGACAATTGGGATTATGAAGTTTATTACCAGTACGGTAATAACAGCCAAGATCAAACAAACGGTGGCGTGTTTAATACATTGAACTTCTTGAATGCATTGAACGTTGAGGATGACGGTGCAGGTGGATATCAGTGTGTTGATCCGGTTGCTCGGGATCTTGGTTGTGTGCCTTTGAATGTCTTTGGCGAAGGTACTATTACCGGTGCTGCATTGGACTTTGTGAAGGTGAATAGTCAGCTGACGACACGTATGACGCAGAATGTCGCTGGTGCGACTATTACTGGGAGTGCTTTTGAACTTCCTGCTGGTGAAGTTGGTGTCGCGTTCGGTGGAGAATGGCGCAAAGAGAAAAGTGCGTTTAATTCTGACTCGCTGGCAGCATCAGGTCTGACATCAGGTAATACAACGCCTAATACTGTTGGCGAATATGATGTTTATGAGATGTTTGGTGAAGCAAATATTCCTATTCTGAAAGATGCGCCATTTGCAGAATATCTTGGTCTTGAGCTTGCTGCGCGTCACGCCAACTACAGCACAATTGGGGGAACGTGGGCTTATAAAATCTCATTGGATTGGCGCCCGATTAATGACGTGCGTGTGCGGGGGGGCTACTCTACTGCGACACGGGCGCCGAATATCGGAGAACTCTTTGATCCAGGTAGTGAAACTTTCCGCAGCTTTGCGGACCCCTGTGCCTTTGGTGGTACGGGTGGCGCTAGCGCGGATGGTGACACAATATATGATGCGCAAAGCTCAACTGTTCAGGCGAATTGTGCAACGATTGCCGGTACAGCAACGCTTGATCCTGCTGGTATCAATATTACCAGTGCAGGTGGACTTTCCGCTGGGAACCCAGATCTGAATGAGGAAAAAGCGAAGACATGGACCGTTGGGGCAGTATTTACGCCTGAGTTTGTACCAGGTTTGAATATTACGATCGATTACTTTAACATCGAGATTAACGATGCGATTGATAGCTTCACTGCTCAGGAAACAGTTGATCAATGCGTTCGTCAGCCTGATTTCCCAAACAACGCGTTTTGTGATTTGATTCAGCGAAATGCTACGACGGGTCTTGTTTTGCGTGTTGATGCATTAGCAATTAATGCGGCGAGCCGTAAAACTGACGGGATTGACTTTGCACTTGATTATTCCCGTGACATCGGTGAAGGGGTGCTTAACTTTAACCTCAATGGTACACGTACCTTCTCATATAACTTCATTCCATTTGAAGGTGGTGATGTTGTTGATGATTTGGGCGAAATCGGTTTCCCAAAACTTAAAGTCAATGGTACATTGACCTATGCATGGGATAAAATCCGTATCGGGTGGAGCACACGCTTTATTGACGGAGTTAACGTTGATAATGACAACCCATCCGCTGGTCCAGGTACGGTTGGCTCATATCTTTATAATGACCTGCAGGTTCGATACACTATCGACGATGAAGGTAACTATGAAGTCTATGCCGGT
It encodes the following:
- a CDS encoding TonB-dependent receptor plug domain-containing protein codes for the protein MKKFSSRFKYGVSALAVAATLPLSIQSTLAADEAAAAEEVAFEEVVVTGSRIKRKDLIATSPVSVIGTEAIELSGSTHVANFLNELPSAGVPGSVDTATNFRTATTGLNTIDLRNLGTERTLVLVNGRRHVGGAAGSPTVDVSMIPAALVSRVEVVTGGASAVYGSEAMAGVINFIMKDDFEGIELNGRYGTSEKGGASETDLSFLAGSNFADDRGNATIYLGYSDRGVLRSSQRALSAHDATNSSYGPKGHFYTPGFGGNWTQDDDTGLFDKTFVAAEDGFDRNAVRLIRVPTERTQFNANLNYRINDNMTFFNETSYAQLTSSSQLEPTVVGFNISVGSTPHINVPLNNPFMPTELRNNILALDPTAEYAVMLRRFTEIGPRTSDVQRKTFRTMFGLEGSINDNWDYEVYYQYGNNSQDQTNGGVFNTLNFLNALNVEDDGAGGYQCVDPVARDLGCVPLNVFGEGTITGAALDFVKVNSQLTTRMTQNVAGATITGSAFELPAGEVGVAFGGEWRKEKSAFNSDSLAASGLTSGNTTPNTVGEYDVYEMFGEANIPILKDAPFAEYLGLELAARHANYSTIGGTWAYKISLDWRPINDVRVRGGYSTATRAPNIGELFDPGSETFRSFADPCAFGGTGGASADGDTIYDAQSSTVQANCATIAGTATLDPAGINITSAGGLSAGNPDLNEEKAKTWTVGAVFTPEFVPGLNITIDYFNIEINDAIDSFTAQETVDQCVRQPDFPNNAFCDLIQRNATTGLVLRVDALAINAASRKTDGIDFALDYSRDIGEGVLNFNLNGTRTFSYNFIPFEGGDVVDDLGEIGFPKLKVNGTLTYAWDKIRIGWSTRFIDGVNVDNDNPSAGPGTVGSYLYNDLQVRYTIDDEGNYEVYAGIDNIFDKEPPFLGQGVNGDVTGTNTAADIYDAIRRYAYVGVKAKF